A segment of the Pseudomonas versuta genome:
TCGCAACATCATCCAGCGCGTCACTCGACGTTTCGTCAGGCATGTCTTGCTGGTAATGCCCCTCACGATAGAACGCATCCAGTGCGACCAGAATCTGCTCCAGCCCCGAGCTCTTGGATATGACCCCGCTGATGCCCAATTCATACAGCCAGGTCAAAACCTGCGGATTGGAAATTACTGTCAGAACTATGATCCGCGGCTCGGGAAAATGCCGGCGCAGGTATTCCACCAGACGCGAGCCATCGCCGTAATGCTCGTCACCCGGCATGTTGTAGTCCGTGATAATCACGTCCGGACGCAGTAGTGAAATCTTTTCGATTAATTCGGAAGGACTCAGCGCTTCGCCCACCACTTTGAAACGCGGGTCGCGCTCGATGATTTCACGCACCCCCATCAACACAATCGGGTGATCGTCGGCCAATAAGACTTTCATTTGCGGCATGGCTTACATAACTCCAACATTCTGTGTAGTCGCTGACCTGCTATGGGACTGTGATCTGTCAGGTTCTTTCGTCGCCATTCGCAGCCTCGTGCCTGGGCAACGACTACAAGTTCCAGGGGTCAGCCTTGATGCAGTAAGTGAGTAAAGCATGGTCATTTAGCACTTCCAGCTTATGCATCGCAGATACTTTATGGGTGCTGACTGTTTTGACGCTTCGATTTAACTGACGGGCGATGTCACCCACACTATTGCCGGCCACAAATAGCCGCAACACTTCAACTTCGCGGGGTGACAGTGTGGAAAAACGCTCATCAATGACCTTGGGGTTGCTGATCACCGACGTGGCCGGAGCCGCCGGCCCGGCATAGGGCCGACCATGGGCCAGGGCATTCAGTGCTTTACCTATTTCCTGGTAGATATGATTTTTGGCAATCACACCCGCCACGCCCATTTCCAGCAAGCGAGAAATAATCAGCGGATTACTCTCCATGGTCAGCACCAGGATTTTCACCCCCGCAAAATGTTCAATCAGGTACTCGATCAGTTGCAGCCCATCACCATAGGTCTCATCACCGGGCATGTTGAAATCGGTAATCAACAAGGCTGGTTGATGCACTACCAACTGCTCCACCAGTTGCGACGAATTCAGGGCTTCGCCGACAAGATTGAAACACTTGTCCCGTTGAATCACTTCCCGAAGCCCCACCAGGACCACCGGGTGATCGTCGGCAATCACAACCTTTAACTCGCGCATTGCCTGACTCCATATTGATGACGCAACTAAAGCGGGAATGCCCCTGCAGGAGCGAGCTTGCTCGCGAGCTGTTGATTACAACCTGAATCAAAGGCTCGAGAGCAAGCTCGCTCTTACAGGGGGGCTAGTTCCTGGATGGCTTGGAGCTGTCTTCAAGCAGCAGGGTTTCGAAATCCGTGCATGAGACGGCGCCGCAGATCAAAAATCCCTGGGCCTGATCACACTCAATGCTACGCAAGAATGCAAGTTCTGCCTGTGTCTCGACCCCTTCAGCAACGACCGTCAGGCCCAGCTTTCGGCTCAGCTCCACGAGACTGCGCAGGGCCGACGCCAGATTTTCATTTTCAACACAGCCATGCACCAGCGAACGGTCGATCTTGAGTTCGCTGAAGGGGGTTGAGACCAGGTTGAAATAGGAACTGAAACCCTTGCCGAAGTCATCCTGAGCCAGGCCAAAACCCATCATGCGCAAGCGGCAGGCGCCAGCATAGTAGTTACTGAGTTCCTCTGTGGTTGAGCTTTCCATCAGCTCAAACACGATGCTGCGCGGCTCACCGCCATCAGCCATCACATAATCGCGCAAGCGGTCGGCCAGATCGTGGTTGTCCAGCAAGTGGGTCGGCAAATTGATTGAGACCGGGATATCCCAGCCCTGCTCGCGCCACTTTCTTTGTGCCTGCAGCGTTTGCTCCAGCATCAGCCACAGCAGTCGCTCCTCCAGCCCCTGGTTGATCAAGAGCGACAGAAAATCCTTGGGCAATAACAACCCGACCTCGGGGTGAGCCCAACGGACCAGCGCTTCAGCACTGAGAATATTGCCGTTGCGCAGAGACTTCTTGGGCTGAAACCACGCCTGGATCTGGCCGTTGCCCATGGCCATTTCGATACTTTGCGGATCGACCTCTATACCCTGTGCAGGGTGCATGTCACCGTTGAGCCGGAAGATCGCCATGCGCTCTTTCAAACGCATGACGGCATTGATTTCCACCGGTTTGGAAATCAGGCCGACCACTGTAATACCCAGGTTTTTCGCCGCCAGGCCCGCACTGATCAACATTCGCCGTGACGAGGCACTCATCAGCGCCAGCGCCGGTGTTTTTTTCAGGGCCGCAATCTTCTGGATCAATTGCACGCCATCCATGCCCGGCATCAGCAAATCGCTGAGCAGCAGGTCATAGTCATTACGGGCCAGGCATTGCAAGGCACCCGCACCGTCCCAAACGGTGTCAACTGTAAAGCCCCCCACTTCGCTGAATACATTCAGTAAATACTCATGCTGAAAGGGATGATCCTCGACGACCAGTACACGATAGGGCTTCACTGGATCCTCCTTTAAAAGTGCTGAAGACAGTTGTATAGGGTGTGCAGCGTAAAAGGCTTGATCAGACAGTGATTCATCCCGGCGCTCAGGCAACGCTCGGAGTCGTCGGGCATGGCCTTGGCCGTTGCCCCGATGATTGGCTCAGTGATATTCATGGCCCGTAACCTGGCGGCCAGCTCATAACCGTTCATTCTTGGCATGTTGACGTCGGTCAAAATCAGATCGAATGTCCCTTGCTGCCAGAGCTCGAGAGCCTCCAGACCATCACTGGCCAATGTCACTGTGCAGCCCAGCTCCTGGAGCTGGTCACGCAAAATCAGCTGATTGATGACGTTGTCTTCGGCAACCAGGATTCGTAATCCAAGGTTGAGCTCAGCCCTGGCGGCTGCCGTTTTTAAATGACTGTCTGTGCGCATCCCCTGTGCCTCGCACAGGGCACGGTATACGTCCTGCAAGCTATTGAGGTCGGCGTGCCAGCAAGGATTTCCAGTCGAGAGCGGCTGCGAACTGTCGCTCGCGGCCACCACCAGCGGCCCCGTCCAATCGGGCTCCAGCAATTGCCGGGCAGAGCCCGGGTGCAGCTCCAGCAACACCGCATCGTCAAGGGCATCGCCCTGCTTGGGGACTCCCAGATGAGCCCGCGCCCCCCAGCGCCGTAACCAGGCGCAGTAACATTCAGCCAGCTCGCGCAGGGGCGAAACCACATAAACAACACTGGAAGACAATTCGCCCAA
Coding sequences within it:
- a CDS encoding response regulator; translated protein: MPQMKVLLADDHPIVLMGVREIIERDPRFKVVGEALSPSELIEKISLLRPDVIITDYNMPGDEHYGDGSRLVEYLRRHFPEPRIIVLTVISNPQVLTWLYELGISGVISKSSGLEQILVALDAFYREGHYQQDMPDETSSDALDDVAKSLSQLTVKEFEVLRLFASGMAVGEIAQSLNRSIKTISTLKISAMRKLDVDNDQALLILCLKANLFT
- a CDS encoding response regulator; translated protein: MRELKVVIADDHPVVLVGLREVIQRDKCFNLVGEALNSSQLVEQLVVHQPALLITDFNMPGDETYGDGLQLIEYLIEHFAGVKILVLTMESNPLIISRLLEMGVAGVIAKNHIYQEIGKALNALAHGRPYAGPAAPATSVISNPKVIDERFSTLSPREVEVLRLFVAGNSVGDIARQLNRSVKTVSTHKVSAMHKLEVLNDHALLTYCIKADPWNL
- a CDS encoding EAL domain-containing protein; translated protein: MKPYRVLVVEDHPFQHEYLLNVFSEVGGFTVDTVWDGAGALQCLARNDYDLLLSDLLMPGMDGVQLIQKIAALKKTPALALMSASSRRMLISAGLAAKNLGITVVGLISKPVEINAVMRLKERMAIFRLNGDMHPAQGIEVDPQSIEMAMGNGQIQAWFQPKKSLRNGNILSAEALVRWAHPEVGLLLPKDFLSLLINQGLEERLLWLMLEQTLQAQRKWREQGWDIPVSINLPTHLLDNHDLADRLRDYVMADGGEPRSIVFELMESSTTEELSNYYAGACRLRMMGFGLAQDDFGKGFSSYFNLVSTPFSELKIDRSLVHGCVENENLASALRSLVELSRKLGLTVVAEGVETQAELAFLRSIECDQAQGFLICGAVSCTDFETLLLEDSSKPSRN